From the Solibacillus sp. FSL R5-0449 genome, one window contains:
- a CDS encoding basic amino acid ABC transporter substrate-binding protein gives MSTRKLFKWAAPLAAASMILTACGADESSSTGDKEYKKIVAGTEATYAPFEYLDDKGNVVGLDSEILAAIGEEMGIETEVKNVGWDSMMSQVTNGEVDMGAAAITITDERKQTYDFTDPYYEATLLIVTKEGSTVASLEDIKDKKIAVQINTTGHIAAQELQGVASSKILAYENFSVALTEVLTGAADAAIGDNAVILDYLENNPDSGLKAVEDDSFEKDYFGFMVKKGNKELLDILNEGLQKIKDNGKLAEITGTEIE, from the coding sequence ATGAGTACTAGAAAACTATTTAAATGGGCAGCACCTTTAGCAGCAGCTTCGATGATTTTAACAGCATGTGGAGCAGACGAATCTTCATCAACAGGTGATAAAGAATATAAGAAAATTGTTGCAGGTACGGAAGCTACATATGCACCATTCGAATACTTAGATGATAAAGGCAATGTTGTTGGATTAGATTCAGAGATTTTAGCAGCGATCGGCGAAGAGATGGGCATCGAGACAGAAGTGAAAAATGTAGGCTGGGACTCAATGATGAGCCAAGTAACAAATGGTGAAGTGGATATGGGTGCAGCAGCGATTACAATTACAGATGAGCGTAAACAAACTTATGACTTTACAGATCCTTATTATGAAGCGACGTTATTGATCGTGACAAAAGAAGGTTCGACAGTGGCATCGTTAGAAGATATTAAAGACAAAAAAATCGCGGTGCAAATCAATACGACAGGTCATATCGCAGCTCAGGAACTTCAAGGTGTTGCAAGCTCGAAGATTTTAGCTTATGAAAACTTCTCTGTTGCTCTAACAGAAGTACTGACAGGTGCAGCAGATGCCGCAATCGGTGATAATGCAGTAATTTTAGATTACCTTGAAAACAATCCTGATTCAGGCTTAAAAGCAGTGGAAGATGACTCATTCGAAAAAGATTACTTCGGCTTTATGGTGAAAAAGGGCAACAAAGAGCTATTGGACATTTTAAATGAAGGTCTTCAAAAAATTAAAGACAATGGCAAGCTAGCTGAAATTACAGGTACAGAAATCGAATAA
- a CDS encoding YvcK family protein: MKKKRTRIVVIGGGTGLSTILRGLKQHPFDITAIVTVADDGGSSGRLRDDYDIPPPGDVRNVIAALSDVEPLVEQMFQYRFSQSNDLGGHSLGNLMLTALTEITGDFNHAIAEMSKVLNVHGKVIPAANKKVTLHAELADGSDVIGESKIPSGQAPIKRVYLEPSNLKPLPAAVHAIERADFILIGPGSLYTSIIPNLLVKGIGQAVVRAKGEKIYIANLMTQQGETRNFTASKHIEAIHEHVGEAFIQSVLINEKELPPSIYENYREENAEPVKFDIERLQEMGITIIPKEIALIENGTVRHDAVNLAEWLCEYTLQKKQTTQE, from the coding sequence ATGAAAAAAAAGAGAACAAGAATCGTCGTAATTGGCGGGGGGACAGGCCTTTCTACAATTTTACGCGGTTTGAAGCAGCATCCTTTTGATATAACGGCTATCGTTACGGTTGCTGATGACGGTGGCTCTTCTGGCCGTTTGCGGGATGACTATGATATCCCGCCGCCAGGAGATGTGCGAAATGTAATTGCCGCACTTTCTGACGTAGAGCCGTTAGTCGAGCAAATGTTTCAATACCGCTTTTCCCAATCAAACGATTTAGGCGGTCATTCGCTCGGGAACTTAATGTTGACGGCTTTGACGGAAATTACCGGTGATTTTAACCATGCGATTGCTGAAATGAGCAAAGTACTGAACGTGCACGGAAAGGTCATTCCAGCAGCGAATAAAAAGGTTACGTTACATGCCGAATTGGCGGATGGGTCAGACGTGATAGGCGAGTCGAAAATTCCTTCAGGCCAGGCACCGATTAAACGGGTATACTTGGAGCCAAGTAATCTCAAACCTTTACCTGCTGCAGTTCATGCGATTGAACGGGCAGATTTTATTTTGATTGGACCAGGCAGCCTTTATACGAGCATCATTCCGAATCTATTAGTTAAAGGAATCGGGCAGGCAGTTGTTCGTGCGAAGGGTGAAAAGATTTACATTGCGAATTTAATGACACAGCAAGGTGAAACGAGAAACTTTACTGCGTCGAAACATATTGAGGCGATCCATGAACATGTTGGCGAAGCGTTTATCCAATCGGTACTGATCAATGAAAAGGAGCTGCCTCCTTCGATTTACGAAAATTACCGTGAAGAAAATGCCGAACCTGTAAAGTTTGATATTGAAAGATTGCAAGAAATGGGCATCACTATTATTCCAAAAGAGATTGCCCTTATTGAAAATGGAACAGTACGTCATGATGCGGTAAATCTCGCGGAATGGCTTTGTGAATATACATTACAGAAAAAACAAACAACGCAAGAATAG
- a CDS encoding amino acid ABC transporter ATP-binding protein: MIKVENLHKHFGKLEVLKGIDYEVHEKEVVCVIGPSGSGKSTFLRCMNLLEEVTDGAIYIEGTKINDPKTNINEIRTEVGMVFQQFNLFPHMSVIDNITMAPMQIRQLNKADAEKLALELLDKVGLREKAYNYPQQLSGGQQQRVAIARALAMKPKVMLFDEPTSALDPEMVKEVLEVMKNLAKEGMTMVVVTHEMGFAREVGDRVLFMDGGYIVEQGHPDEVFGNPQNERTKAFLGKVL, translated from the coding sequence ATGATTAAAGTAGAAAACTTACACAAGCATTTTGGCAAGCTCGAAGTGTTAAAAGGGATCGATTATGAAGTACATGAAAAAGAGGTAGTTTGTGTCATCGGGCCATCTGGTTCTGGGAAATCAACGTTTCTTCGCTGCATGAATTTGCTGGAAGAAGTAACGGATGGGGCAATCTATATAGAAGGTACTAAAATAAATGATCCGAAAACAAATATTAACGAGATCCGTACAGAAGTAGGAATGGTGTTCCAGCAGTTCAACCTATTCCCGCATATGTCGGTCATCGATAATATTACGATGGCGCCAATGCAAATTCGCCAGCTGAACAAGGCGGATGCCGAAAAACTGGCACTGGAGCTATTGGACAAGGTCGGTTTGCGTGAAAAGGCATATAACTATCCGCAGCAGTTATCAGGCGGTCAGCAGCAGCGTGTAGCGATTGCCCGTGCGTTGGCGATGAAGCCGAAAGTGATGCTGTTTGACGAACCGACGTCAGCCCTTGACCCGGAAATGGTGAAAGAGGTTCTGGAAGTAATGAAGAACCTTGCAAAAGAAGGGATGACAATGGTTGTCGTCACACATGAAATGGGCTTCGCACGTGAAGTCGGCGACCGTGTACTGTTTATGGATGGCGGCTATATCGTAGAGCAAGGCCACCCGGATGAAGTATTCGGCAACCCGCAAAACGAACGTACAAAAGCCTTTTTAGGAAAAGTTCTATAA
- a CDS encoding HPr family phosphocarrier protein: protein MIEKQVEVKLKSGLQARQAALFVQEANRYKADVFLQKDTKKVNAKSIMGIMSLAVAKGTVVTLWADGHDEEKAIDALQLLIEKAD from the coding sequence ATGATTGAAAAACAAGTAGAAGTAAAGTTAAAATCGGGCTTACAAGCAAGACAGGCCGCTTTGTTCGTTCAAGAGGCAAATCGTTATAAAGCAGACGTCTTTTTACAAAAGGATACGAAAAAAGTAAATGCAAAGTCGATCATGGGCATTATGAGCCTGGCTGTTGCTAAAGGCACAGTTGTTACATTATGGGCAGACGGCCATGACGAAGAAAAAGCAATCGACGCACTACAACTTCTAATTGAAAAAGCGGATTAA
- a CDS encoding ABC transporter permease subunit, with product MDFFDFFRWDIIWNYRELYAKGLWATIVLTACGYIGGIIFGLVLGLGQVSTKKWIYWPAKIYVDVFRGTPMLVQLLLIHLAVIPTIFGTSQGWWVSGIVGLILNSAAYNAEIFRAGIQSIDKGQMEAARSLGLTQSQAMRKVILPQAFRRMIPPLGNEFIALLKDSSLVTVIAGAEILYVSKVVAGTYQRFWEPYLFAAFLYLVLTYAVTKLIAFIERRVDINYNPRKKKERA from the coding sequence ATGGATTTTTTTGATTTTTTCCGTTGGGATATAATCTGGAACTACCGTGAACTATATGCAAAAGGACTTTGGGCGACTATTGTTTTAACAGCATGTGGTTATATTGGTGGGATCATATTCGGTCTAGTTTTAGGATTAGGCCAAGTTTCAACAAAAAAGTGGATTTACTGGCCGGCGAAAATCTATGTCGACGTATTCCGTGGTACGCCAATGCTCGTACAATTATTATTAATTCACTTAGCGGTTATTCCGACTATTTTCGGAACATCACAAGGTTGGTGGGTATCGGGTATTGTCGGACTGATTTTAAACAGTGCTGCATATAATGCAGAAATTTTCCGTGCAGGGATCCAGTCGATCGACAAAGGGCAAATGGAAGCTGCAAGGTCTTTAGGATTAACGCAAAGCCAGGCGATGCGCAAAGTTATTTTACCGCAGGCGTTCCGTCGAATGATTCCGCCTTTAGGAAATGAATTTATCGCACTGTTAAAAGATTCTTCACTTGTAACGGTAATCGCCGGAGCCGAAATTTTATACGTAAGTAAAGTAGTAGCCGGAACGTATCAGCGTTTCTGGGAGCCGTATTTATTCGCGGCGTTCCTATACCTTGTATTGACGTATGCTGTAACGAAGCTCATTGCATTTATCGAAAGACGAGTGGATATCAATTACAACCCACGTAAGAAAAAGGAGCGCGCGTAA
- the whiA gene encoding DNA-binding protein WhiA — translation MSFASETKKELTQVEAGDSSLKAEVSALIRMNGSLSFANRQISLDVQTENAAIARRLYTIVKKLYPYNVELLVRKKMRLKKNNVYICRVREGAREILADLEIVSNSFEFNHTIAKSIIPKENERRAYLRGAFLAGGSVNNPETSSYHLEIYSLYKEHGEALAELMNRYDLNAKTIERKKGFVTYLKEAEKISDFMNLVGAVQAMLKFEDVRIIRDMRNSVNRIVNCETANLNKTIGAALRQVENIRYIDNAVGLDQLPEKLREIARLRVEYQDVTLKELGEMVSTGVVSKSGVNHRLRKIDEIADALRRGESI, via the coding sequence ATGTCATTTGCATCTGAAACAAAGAAAGAACTGACGCAGGTAGAAGCGGGTGATAGCAGTTTAAAGGCAGAAGTATCTGCCCTGATACGGATGAACGGTTCGTTAAGTTTTGCGAATCGCCAAATAAGCTTGGACGTACAAACAGAAAATGCGGCAATCGCACGTCGGCTTTATACAATTGTGAAGAAGCTTTATCCATATAATGTCGAGTTGCTTGTGCGGAAAAAGATGCGTCTTAAAAAGAACAATGTGTATATATGCCGTGTTCGGGAAGGCGCACGTGAAATTCTTGCGGATTTAGAAATTGTCTCAAATTCATTTGAGTTTAATCATACGATCGCGAAATCTATCATACCGAAAGAGAATGAACGCCGTGCTTATTTACGTGGTGCCTTTTTGGCAGGAGGCTCGGTGAACAATCCGGAAACCTCTTCCTACCATTTGGAGATTTATTCTTTATATAAGGAGCACGGGGAAGCGTTGGCTGAGCTGATGAACCGGTACGACTTAAATGCGAAAACAATCGAACGTAAAAAAGGTTTTGTCACGTATTTAAAAGAAGCCGAAAAAATTTCGGATTTTATGAATTTAGTCGGTGCTGTACAGGCAATGCTAAAGTTTGAGGATGTGCGGATCATTAGAGATATGCGTAACAGTGTAAACCGTATCGTAAACTGTGAAACAGCCAACTTAAACAAAACAATAGGCGCGGCGTTGAGGCAAGTGGAAAATATCCGCTATATTGATAATGCGGTAGGCCTTGATCAGCTGCCGGAAAAACTGCGTGAAATTGCACGCCTTCGTGTGGAATATCAGGACGTGACATTAAAAGAGCTCGGTGAAATGGTTTCAACTGGCGTTGTCAGTAAATCAGGCGTCAATCATCGTCTGCGCAAAATCGATGAAATCGCGGATGCGCTCCGTCGTGGAGAAAGTATTTAA
- the clpP gene encoding ATP-dependent Clp endopeptidase proteolytic subunit ClpP has protein sequence MNLIPTVIEQTNRGERAYDIYSRLLKDRIILLGSGIDDNVANSIVAQLLFLEAEDPDKDIYLYINSPGGSITSGMAIYDTMNFIKPDVSTICIGMAASMGAFLLSAGAKGKRVALPNAEVMIHQPLGGAQGQATEIEIAAKRILHLREKLNRIMAENSGQDYETLARDTDRDNFMSAQQALEYGLIDKIYERNELK, from the coding sequence ATGAACTTAATTCCTACAGTTATTGAACAAACAAACCGCGGCGAACGTGCATATGACATCTATTCACGTTTACTTAAAGACCGCATCATTTTATTAGGTAGTGGGATTGACGATAATGTTGCAAACTCTATCGTAGCACAGCTATTATTTTTAGAAGCTGAAGATCCAGATAAAGACATCTACCTGTACATCAACTCACCAGGTGGCTCGATCACTTCTGGTATGGCGATCTACGATACGATGAACTTCATCAAACCTGATGTTTCAACAATCTGTATCGGTATGGCTGCTTCAATGGGTGCATTCCTGCTTTCTGCTGGTGCAAAAGGCAAGCGTGTTGCATTACCAAACGCTGAAGTAATGATTCACCAACCACTTGGCGGAGCACAAGGTCAAGCAACAGAAATCGAAATCGCTGCGAAACGTATTTTACACTTACGTGAAAAATTAAACCGCATCATGGCTGAAAACAGTGGCCAAGATTACGAAACGTTAGCGCGCGACACAGATCGTGACAACTTCATGTCTGCACAGCAAGCATTAGAGTACGGTCTTATCGACAAAATTTATGAGCGTAACGAATTAAAATAA